A stretch of DNA from Calditrichota bacterium:
ATGTTCAGCTCCAAGCCGTCCGCGCCCGCCGAGGCGATCTGCCGAGCGTACTCGCGCCACCACCGTCCATCGACACAGTTCAGGCTGGCGATAATGGGGATGGTCACCTTCTTTTTCGCCTGCTCAATGAGCGCCACATACTCCCGCGGGCCCATGGCCATGCCCATCGCTCGCACATACTCGAAGGCCTCGGTGTGGCCGGTCAGCCACGTCTGCGCCTCCAATGCGGTCGTGTCCACATCGATCTGCTCTTCAAACAGGGACTTGAGCACCACGGCGCCTGCTCCGGCATCTGCGCACTTCTGGATGCCATCCACCGTGGCGGTGAGCCGGCAACTAGCCACGATGAAAGGGTTTGCCAGGTCTATCCCCATGTACTTTGTCGACAGATCGGCCATTGACTACCTCCTGAAGCATTCGGTCCAGACGACGCCGCTCGTACGGTGTTCAGGGCTCAATAGGGCCCCTCTTCCGCCGAGGCCTTACCTCGAAACACGCGATAGACGTAGATGGTGTAAGCAACCACGATGGGCATTCCCAACAGGGCGATGACCGTCATCACTTTGAGCGTCAGGAGGCCTGATGAAGCGTTGTAGATGGTCAGGCTCATTTGTGCTGGGTCCGCAGCCCGCACCAAGTTAGGGAAATGAATTGCTCCCACAATTCCCCACAGCCCAAGCAGTGCCACCGACGACAGCCAAAAGGAAGCGTGGTGAAGACCCTTGCGCAGGGCAGGGCCGAGCAGACCCAAGGCGATCAGCACCACTCCGGCGGCAAACCAGGCCAAGGGTCTCGCTGCTGCACCGGGGATGGCGCGCAGGGTCAGCGCTCCGGCAAGGAGAAACAGCGGCAAGAAAGCGATCCGCACCAGCCGTACGGCTTTAATCGCTCTCGCGTGCAGCGCGCCCTCGGTCTTGAGCGCGGCGTAAGTGCCACCCTGCAGCACGAAGGCAGCCAGACCCAGCAGACCAATCACTATCGGCAAAGGGCGCAGCAAGGTGAAGAAGCCGCCTGCGTACTCCCCGGAGCCATCCAGCGGCACCCCAGCCACGAGGTT
This window harbors:
- the cydB gene encoding cytochrome d ubiquinol oxidase subunit II; protein product: MDVLRVAWYGLIGLLFAGYSILDGFDLGIGALFPFLTRTEDEKRTLLRSIAPVWDGNEVWLLTGGGALFAAFPQVYATVFSGFYLALMLVLWALILRAVAPEFRAHDERRAKFWEGAFVAGSVLPAVLFGVALGNLVAGVPLDGSGEYAGGFFTLLRPLPIVIGLLGLAAFVLQGGTYAALKTEGALHARAIKAVRLVRIAFLPLFLLAGALTLRAIPGAAARPLAWFAAGVVLIALGLLGPALRKGLHHASFWLSSVALLGLWGIVGAIHFPNLVRAADPAQMSLTIYNASSGLLTLKVMTVIALLGMPIVVAYTIYVYRVFRGKASAEEGPY